A portion of the Pseudopipra pipra isolate bDixPip1 chromosome 1, bDixPip1.hap1, whole genome shotgun sequence genome contains these proteins:
- the TNFRSF11A gene encoding tumor necrosis factor receptor superfamily member 11A isoform X3, with translation MAGFAKEGILKLSKLSLQITPPCESEQHYEYSGRCCTKCEPGKYLSARCTGTSDSVCQPCGPNEYMDVWNEEDKCLLHKICDQGKALREVNPGNSTFQRQCACTVGYHWDEDCDCCQRNTMCAPGLGVKPPVQQDKDTLCIPCPRGYFSKVSSSTDECKPWTNCTALGMTEIMSGTDKSDAVCTERKMSEPSEDGTNRILYVLIVILFFVTLIGIVVFIVYYKNRGKKLTVDLQNWANEVCSQIKGTKEPPRGAFVTVNITNAAVPQISEGTCLLGPSGSPVPGNSSCTSGPTPCRDGSPNTEPCEAGDFSVGNETDDYHFPPVPTEDEYTDKDLNNTDYLSLLSQTASKTVSSFSEPMEAGENDSFSGIGSTEDVSVSQGFLPPSNTDGAHIAKDQLLQKSCQHAHGCLKETGNKETDGFATNCDSEKICVRCGISYRESPQKWNKPRCAVDDSAFTSPETGSCAQCTCGLNFLSAGQSTLGNDHGLEDASSDSTNQKYQNTNRSTSGTHRSTSGTNSSTSDLPPASGNVTGNSNSTFISSGQVMNFKGDIIVVYLSQNSQEGTTASGPNEENVGSPVQEENLSRCETFAGNAQHYKEKCAELQGACPAPGSGGPRWPGVALAQERGPSCCGQASQPVQEEGKLGHFSEKVLN, from the exons ctgtCACTACAAATCACTCCGCCATGTGAAAGCGAACAACACTATGAATACTCTGGACGGTGCTGCACAAAGTGTGAGCCAG GAAAGTATTTGTCTGCTAGATGCACTGGTACTTCTGATAGCGTGTGCCAGCCGTGTGGCCCAAATGAGTATATGGATGTCTGGAATGAAGAAGATAAATGCTTACTACATAAAATATGTGATCAAG GGAAAGCTTTGAGAGAAGTGAACCCAGGGAACAGCACATTCCAACGGCAGTGTGCTTGTACAGTGGGCTACCACTGGGATGAAGACTGCGACTGCTGTCAGCGAAATACCATGTGTGCTCCAGGACTCGGAGTCAAGCCTCCTG TGCAACAAGACAAGGACACATTGTGCATACCATGCCCCAGAGGCTACTTCTCAAAGGTGTCTTCATCCACCGACGAGTGTAAACCCTGGACCAA cTGTACAGCTTTAGGAATGACAGAAATCATGTCCGGGACTGACAAGTCTGATGCAGTTTGCACAGAACGGAAGATGTCTGAGCCATCAGAAGACG GAACAAACAGGATCTTATATGTGTTGATTGTCATCTTGTTTTTTGTGACACTAATTGGCATCGTTGTCTTCATTGTGTACTACAAGAATAGGGGGAAAAAGCTAACAG TAGATCTACAGAACTGGGCTAATGAAGTGTGCAGCCAAATAAAAGGAACAAAG GAGCCCCCTAGAGGTGCGTTTGTTACTGTGAACATCACAAATGCTGCTGTACCCCAGATCTCTGAAGGCACATGTCTCCTGGGCCCCTCTGGCTCTCCTGTCCCTGGAAACTCAAGCTGCACCAGTGGTCCCACTCCATGCAGGGACGGGAGCCCCAACACAGAGCCATGTGAGGCAGGAGATTTTTCTGTGGGAAATGAGACTGATGATTACCATTTCCCACCAGTTCCCACGGAAGATGAATACACAGATAAGGATCTCAATAACACTGATTATTTATCTTTACTAAGTCAGACTGCCAGTAAAACTGTGTCATCATTTTCAGAACCAATGGAGGCAGGGGAGAATGACAGCTTTTCAGGGATTGGGAGCACAGAGGACGTATCAGTCTCTCAAGGATTTCTCCCTCCATCCAACACAGATGGGGCACACATTGCCAAGGACCAGCTTCTTCAGAAATCTTGCCAACATGCCCACGGTTGCCTGAAGGAAACGGGCAACAAAGAGACAGATGGCTTTGCAACAAACTGTGACTCAGAGAAGATCTGTGTGAGGTGTGGCATTTCATACAGGGAATCTCCACAAAAGTGGAACAAACCTCGTTGTGCTGTGGATGACAGTGCCTTCACCTCCCCAGAAACTGGCTCCTGTGCACAGTGCACCTGTGGTTtgaattttctctctgctggtCAGAGCACTTTAGGAAATGATCATGGTTTGGAAGATGCATCTTCAGATAGTACCAACCAGAAGTaccaaaacacaaacagaagCACTTCAGGGACACACAGAAGCACTTCAGGGAcaaacagcagcacttcagaCCTCCCTCCAGCATCTG gaaATGTGACTGGAAACAGTAACTCCACCTTTATCTCAAGTGGACAAGTAATGAATTTCAAGGGCGACATCATCGTTGTCTACCTTAGCCAAAACTCTCAGGAGGGGACAACGGCCTCTGGGCCGAACGAGGAGAACGTGGGTAGCCCCGTGCAGGAAGAAAACCTTAGCCGCTGCGAGACTTTTGCCGGCAATGCCCAGCACTACAAGGAGAagtgtgcagagctgcagggtgcctgcccagccccagggagtGGGGGGCCA
- the TNFRSF11A gene encoding tumor necrosis factor receptor superfamily member 11A isoform X1 gives MPVPSGCWLLLLCLAASGKQLSLQITPPCESEQHYEYSGRCCTKCEPGKYLSARCTGTSDSVCQPCGPNEYMDVWNEEDKCLLHKICDQGKALREVNPGNSTFQRQCACTVGYHWDEDCDCCQRNTMCAPGLGVKPPVQQDKDTLCIPCPRGYFSKVSSSTDECKPWTNCTALGMTEIMSGTDKSDAVCTERKMSEPSEDGTNRILYVLIVILFFVTLIGIVVFIVYYKNRGKKLTVDLQNWANEVCSQIKGTKEPPRGAFVTVNITNAAVPQISEGTCLLGPSGSPVPGNSSCTSGPTPCRDGSPNTEPCEAGDFSVGNETDDYHFPPVPTEDEYTDKDLNNTDYLSLLSQTASKTVSSFSEPMEAGENDSFSGIGSTEDVSVSQGFLPPSNTDGAHIAKDQLLQKSCQHAHGCLKETGNKETDGFATNCDSEKICVRCGISYRESPQKWNKPRCAVDDSAFTSPETGSCAQCTCGLNFLSAGQSTLGNDHGLEDASSDSTNQKYQNTNRSTSGTHRSTSGTNSSTSDLPPASGNVTGNSNSTFISSGQVMNFKGDIIVVYLSQNSQEGTTASGPNEENVGSPVQEENLSRCETFAGNAQHYKEKCAELQGACPAPGSGGPRWPGVALAQERGPSCCGQASQPVQEEGKLGHFSEKVLN, from the exons ctgtCACTACAAATCACTCCGCCATGTGAAAGCGAACAACACTATGAATACTCTGGACGGTGCTGCACAAAGTGTGAGCCAG GAAAGTATTTGTCTGCTAGATGCACTGGTACTTCTGATAGCGTGTGCCAGCCGTGTGGCCCAAATGAGTATATGGATGTCTGGAATGAAGAAGATAAATGCTTACTACATAAAATATGTGATCAAG GGAAAGCTTTGAGAGAAGTGAACCCAGGGAACAGCACATTCCAACGGCAGTGTGCTTGTACAGTGGGCTACCACTGGGATGAAGACTGCGACTGCTGTCAGCGAAATACCATGTGTGCTCCAGGACTCGGAGTCAAGCCTCCTG TGCAACAAGACAAGGACACATTGTGCATACCATGCCCCAGAGGCTACTTCTCAAAGGTGTCTTCATCCACCGACGAGTGTAAACCCTGGACCAA cTGTACAGCTTTAGGAATGACAGAAATCATGTCCGGGACTGACAAGTCTGATGCAGTTTGCACAGAACGGAAGATGTCTGAGCCATCAGAAGACG GAACAAACAGGATCTTATATGTGTTGATTGTCATCTTGTTTTTTGTGACACTAATTGGCATCGTTGTCTTCATTGTGTACTACAAGAATAGGGGGAAAAAGCTAACAG TAGATCTACAGAACTGGGCTAATGAAGTGTGCAGCCAAATAAAAGGAACAAAG GAGCCCCCTAGAGGTGCGTTTGTTACTGTGAACATCACAAATGCTGCTGTACCCCAGATCTCTGAAGGCACATGTCTCCTGGGCCCCTCTGGCTCTCCTGTCCCTGGAAACTCAAGCTGCACCAGTGGTCCCACTCCATGCAGGGACGGGAGCCCCAACACAGAGCCATGTGAGGCAGGAGATTTTTCTGTGGGAAATGAGACTGATGATTACCATTTCCCACCAGTTCCCACGGAAGATGAATACACAGATAAGGATCTCAATAACACTGATTATTTATCTTTACTAAGTCAGACTGCCAGTAAAACTGTGTCATCATTTTCAGAACCAATGGAGGCAGGGGAGAATGACAGCTTTTCAGGGATTGGGAGCACAGAGGACGTATCAGTCTCTCAAGGATTTCTCCCTCCATCCAACACAGATGGGGCACACATTGCCAAGGACCAGCTTCTTCAGAAATCTTGCCAACATGCCCACGGTTGCCTGAAGGAAACGGGCAACAAAGAGACAGATGGCTTTGCAACAAACTGTGACTCAGAGAAGATCTGTGTGAGGTGTGGCATTTCATACAGGGAATCTCCACAAAAGTGGAACAAACCTCGTTGTGCTGTGGATGACAGTGCCTTCACCTCCCCAGAAACTGGCTCCTGTGCACAGTGCACCTGTGGTTtgaattttctctctgctggtCAGAGCACTTTAGGAAATGATCATGGTTTGGAAGATGCATCTTCAGATAGTACCAACCAGAAGTaccaaaacacaaacagaagCACTTCAGGGACACACAGAAGCACTTCAGGGAcaaacagcagcacttcagaCCTCCCTCCAGCATCTG gaaATGTGACTGGAAACAGTAACTCCACCTTTATCTCAAGTGGACAAGTAATGAATTTCAAGGGCGACATCATCGTTGTCTACCTTAGCCAAAACTCTCAGGAGGGGACAACGGCCTCTGGGCCGAACGAGGAGAACGTGGGTAGCCCCGTGCAGGAAGAAAACCTTAGCCGCTGCGAGACTTTTGCCGGCAATGCCCAGCACTACAAGGAGAagtgtgcagagctgcagggtgcctgcccagccccagggagtGGGGGGCCA
- the TNFRSF11A gene encoding tumor necrosis factor receptor superfamily member 11A isoform X2 codes for MPVPSGCWLLLLCLAASGKQLSLQITPPCESEQHYEYSGRCCTKCEPGKYLSARCTGTSDSVCQPCGPNEYMDVWNEEDKCLLHKICDQGKALREVNPGNSTFQRQCACTVGYHWDEDCDCCQRNTMCAPGLGVKPPVQQDKDTLCIPCPRGYFSKVSSSTDECKPWTNCTALGMTEIMSGTDKSDAVCTERKMSEPSEDGTNRILYVLIVILFFVTLIGIVVFIVYYKNRGKKLTDLQNWANEVCSQIKGTKEPPRGAFVTVNITNAAVPQISEGTCLLGPSGSPVPGNSSCTSGPTPCRDGSPNTEPCEAGDFSVGNETDDYHFPPVPTEDEYTDKDLNNTDYLSLLSQTASKTVSSFSEPMEAGENDSFSGIGSTEDVSVSQGFLPPSNTDGAHIAKDQLLQKSCQHAHGCLKETGNKETDGFATNCDSEKICVRCGISYRESPQKWNKPRCAVDDSAFTSPETGSCAQCTCGLNFLSAGQSTLGNDHGLEDASSDSTNQKYQNTNRSTSGTHRSTSGTNSSTSDLPPASGNVTGNSNSTFISSGQVMNFKGDIIVVYLSQNSQEGTTASGPNEENVGSPVQEENLSRCETFAGNAQHYKEKCAELQGACPAPGSGGPRWPGVALAQERGPSCCGQASQPVQEEGKLGHFSEKVLN; via the exons ctgtCACTACAAATCACTCCGCCATGTGAAAGCGAACAACACTATGAATACTCTGGACGGTGCTGCACAAAGTGTGAGCCAG GAAAGTATTTGTCTGCTAGATGCACTGGTACTTCTGATAGCGTGTGCCAGCCGTGTGGCCCAAATGAGTATATGGATGTCTGGAATGAAGAAGATAAATGCTTACTACATAAAATATGTGATCAAG GGAAAGCTTTGAGAGAAGTGAACCCAGGGAACAGCACATTCCAACGGCAGTGTGCTTGTACAGTGGGCTACCACTGGGATGAAGACTGCGACTGCTGTCAGCGAAATACCATGTGTGCTCCAGGACTCGGAGTCAAGCCTCCTG TGCAACAAGACAAGGACACATTGTGCATACCATGCCCCAGAGGCTACTTCTCAAAGGTGTCTTCATCCACCGACGAGTGTAAACCCTGGACCAA cTGTACAGCTTTAGGAATGACAGAAATCATGTCCGGGACTGACAAGTCTGATGCAGTTTGCACAGAACGGAAGATGTCTGAGCCATCAGAAGACG GAACAAACAGGATCTTATATGTGTTGATTGTCATCTTGTTTTTTGTGACACTAATTGGCATCGTTGTCTTCATTGTGTACTACAAGAATAGGGGGAAAAAGCTAACAG ATCTACAGAACTGGGCTAATGAAGTGTGCAGCCAAATAAAAGGAACAAAG GAGCCCCCTAGAGGTGCGTTTGTTACTGTGAACATCACAAATGCTGCTGTACCCCAGATCTCTGAAGGCACATGTCTCCTGGGCCCCTCTGGCTCTCCTGTCCCTGGAAACTCAAGCTGCACCAGTGGTCCCACTCCATGCAGGGACGGGAGCCCCAACACAGAGCCATGTGAGGCAGGAGATTTTTCTGTGGGAAATGAGACTGATGATTACCATTTCCCACCAGTTCCCACGGAAGATGAATACACAGATAAGGATCTCAATAACACTGATTATTTATCTTTACTAAGTCAGACTGCCAGTAAAACTGTGTCATCATTTTCAGAACCAATGGAGGCAGGGGAGAATGACAGCTTTTCAGGGATTGGGAGCACAGAGGACGTATCAGTCTCTCAAGGATTTCTCCCTCCATCCAACACAGATGGGGCACACATTGCCAAGGACCAGCTTCTTCAGAAATCTTGCCAACATGCCCACGGTTGCCTGAAGGAAACGGGCAACAAAGAGACAGATGGCTTTGCAACAAACTGTGACTCAGAGAAGATCTGTGTGAGGTGTGGCATTTCATACAGGGAATCTCCACAAAAGTGGAACAAACCTCGTTGTGCTGTGGATGACAGTGCCTTCACCTCCCCAGAAACTGGCTCCTGTGCACAGTGCACCTGTGGTTtgaattttctctctgctggtCAGAGCACTTTAGGAAATGATCATGGTTTGGAAGATGCATCTTCAGATAGTACCAACCAGAAGTaccaaaacacaaacagaagCACTTCAGGGACACACAGAAGCACTTCAGGGAcaaacagcagcacttcagaCCTCCCTCCAGCATCTG gaaATGTGACTGGAAACAGTAACTCCACCTTTATCTCAAGTGGACAAGTAATGAATTTCAAGGGCGACATCATCGTTGTCTACCTTAGCCAAAACTCTCAGGAGGGGACAACGGCCTCTGGGCCGAACGAGGAGAACGTGGGTAGCCCCGTGCAGGAAGAAAACCTTAGCCGCTGCGAGACTTTTGCCGGCAATGCCCAGCACTACAAGGAGAagtgtgcagagctgcagggtgcctgcccagccccagggagtGGGGGGCCA